A region of Candidatus Leptovillus gracilis DNA encodes the following proteins:
- a CDS encoding OsmC family protein, giving the protein MTVRTANALWEGTLKEGKGVMKLQSGAYDGPFTWASRFSDGVGTNPEELIGAAHAGCFSMFFSALLTGNETPPVRVETSAAVHLGEGPTITNIDLVCQAQVPGISAEKFQELAQAAKEKCPVSKVLAGAQISLQASLV; this is encoded by the coding sequence ATGACAGTTCGTACAGCCAATGCTTTGTGGGAAGGTACATTGAAGGAAGGCAAAGGGGTGATGAAGCTGCAAAGCGGCGCTTACGATGGGCCGTTTACGTGGGCTTCTCGGTTTAGCGATGGCGTCGGTACAAATCCAGAAGAACTGATTGGCGCGGCGCACGCTGGCTGCTTTTCTATGTTCTTTTCAGCGCTGCTAACGGGCAATGAGACGCCTCCGGTTCGTGTGGAAACCTCGGCGGCCGTACACCTGGGCGAAGGGCCAACCATCACCAACATTGATCTGGTGTGCCAGGCGCAGGTTCCGGGTATCTCCGCCGAAAAGTTCCAGGAATTAGCGCAGGCAGCAAAGGAAAAGTGCCCGGTCTCTAAAGTGTTGGCTGGTGCGCAAATCTCTTTGCAAGCCAGTCTGGTTTAG